The following are from one region of the Anaeropeptidivorans aminofermentans genome:
- a CDS encoding OmpA family protein has translation MRSRFSRPQDDGDDEDEANWQDSYSDLMTDLLAIFVILFSFAMMSQAFEASKAKAASAQMASVELRQNTVQEKTANIKEIASKNRETIGISAGGFNSLYEYIKTYIEEEGLSEQLSVTKIGEKEILLRVAASAFFDSGKADIREDSEHLLHKISDILMMYQDSIEMVRIEGHTDNVPINTLQYNSNWELSAGRAVNVLKWLLEESDIEAAKISAIGYSEFHPVADNNTLEGRSKNRRVDFFIEAISNVDGLDEVKE, from the coding sequence ATGAGAAGCAGATTTAGCAGACCCCAGGATGACGGCGATGATGAAGATGAGGCTAATTGGCAGGATAGTTACAGTGATTTAATGACGGATTTGCTTGCTATATTTGTTATTTTGTTTTCCTTTGCCATGATGAGTCAGGCTTTTGAAGCTTCCAAGGCTAAAGCGGCAAGCGCCCAGATGGCTTCCGTTGAATTAAGGCAGAATACTGTTCAGGAAAAAACCGCCAATATAAAAGAGATAGCGTCTAAAAACCGAGAAACCATAGGCATTTCCGCCGGTGGATTTAACAGTCTTTATGAATATATTAAAACTTATATAGAAGAAGAGGGCCTTTCAGAACAGTTAAGCGTTACAAAGATTGGAGAAAAGGAAATTCTTCTCAGAGTAGCGGCGTCGGCATTTTTTGATTCAGGAAAGGCTGATATCAGAGAAGATTCCGAGCATCTGCTTCATAAGATTTCCGATATACTTATGATGTATCAAGATTCTATTGAAATGGTGCGCATAGAAGGCCATACGGATAATGTACCTATTAATACTTTGCAGTATAACAGCAATTGGGAGCTTTCTGCAGGAAGAGCCGTTAATGTTTTAAAATGGCTTCTTGAGGAATCAGATATAGAGGCGGCGAAAATATCTGCAATTGGCTATAGTGAATTCCACCCTGTTGCAGATAACAATACCTTGGAAGGACGGTCTAAAAACAGGCGGGTAGACTTTTTCATCGAGGCAATCAGCAATGTCGACGGATTAGACGAAGTAAAAGAATAG
- a CDS encoding beta/alpha barrel domain-containing protein produces the protein MLIEDIVYNKNITFEHDSYLYEVVKLIERSRNISVASFAGAMRSGGLKIVGELREVSPETNMSNKYFDVYAMAEDFDKCADGISVVTESHRYNGKDLYIKQVREKTNLPVVKRDIIISPMEIFYAKTLGASAVTLVSAILDDVELREYINIINGLKMDAIVEVQTRSELIRALKAGAKIILINTLDYESLKYNPDILSELVPIIPKNIISIADCVEYGDKELKLIVELNINVIFLTTDIFNVSDRVKRVNELRDKYLKRIPA, from the coding sequence TTGCTTATTGAGGACATTGTTTATAATAAAAATATTACGTTTGAGCATGACAGCTATCTTTATGAGGTTGTTAAGCTTATTGAAAGAAGCAGAAATATTTCCGTTGCTTCCTTTGCAGGCGCCATGAGGTCGGGGGGCCTCAAGATTGTAGGCGAGTTAAGAGAAGTATCTCCGGAAACAAATATGTCAAATAAATATTTCGATGTTTATGCCATGGCGGAGGATTTTGACAAATGCGCCGACGGCATTTCCGTCGTTACGGAAAGCCATCGATATAACGGCAAGGACTTATATATAAAGCAGGTGCGTGAAAAAACGAATCTTCCCGTTGTAAAAAGGGATATAATCATAAGCCCTATGGAAATTTTCTACGCAAAGACCTTGGGAGCAAGCGCCGTTACGCTTGTAAGCGCAATACTTGACGACGTAGAGCTTAGAGAATATATTAATATAATAAACGGCCTTAAGATGGATGCCATTGTAGAGGTTCAGACGAGAAGTGAGCTTATAAGGGCCCTTAAGGCAGGGGCAAAGATTATCCTTATTAATACGCTGGATTATGAAAGCCTTAAATATAATCCCGATATCCTTTCGGAGCTTGTGCCTATCATACCTAAAAATATCATATCCATTGCCGATTGTGTTGAATATGGGGATAAAGAGCTTAAGCTTATTGTGGAACTTAATATTAATGTGATATTTTTAACTACAGATATTTTTAATGTTTCAGACAGGGTAAAAAGGGTAAATGAACTTAGGGACAAATACCTGAAAAGAATACCTGCGTAA